In a genomic window of Zingiber officinale cultivar Zhangliang chromosome 9B, Zo_v1.1, whole genome shotgun sequence:
- the LOC122025120 gene encoding respiratory burst oxidase homolog protein B-like: protein MRSTASSLDGRGGESPVDGIEVESPGIPFSGPLSGPLISPINQRGGGKKSPRFSYPPSPSSASLKGKSDHDDDDDETYVEITLDVRDDEVAFHSLKAAAAGRGDAEVDPDVAALARELERRAGLGKSMMRTASSKFKQVSQELRRLASFTRRQGPGKFDRTKTAAAHALRGLKFISKADGAAGWAVVEKRVEELSVDGMIHRSRFGQCIGMKDSKEFAGELFDALTRRRRINGDKITKYELKEFWDQISDQSFDSRLQIFFDMVDKNADGRITEEEVKEIITLSASANNLSKIHEQAEEYAALIMEELDPDNLGYIDIYNLEMLLLQAPSYSSQIGTTNSRNLSQMLSQKLRPTREPNPLVRWYHEVRYFLEDHWKRVWVVVLWLCICVGLFCWKFVQYRHRAVYHVMGYCVCLAKGAAETLKFNMALILLPVCRNTITWLRTHTRLGKALPFDDNLNFHKVISVGVAVGVCLHAVSHLTCDFPRVLHETDQEYQPMKRFFGNSRPGDYWWFVKGTEGWTGIIMVVLMTIAFTLATPWFRRNRLRLPNPFKRLTGFNAFWYSHHLFVVVYVLLIVHGTFLYLTREWYKKTTWMYLAIPVILYGSERLIRSFRSSVRAVKILKVAVYPGNVLTIQMSKPQGFKYRSGQYIFVNCAAVSPFQWHPFSITSAPQDNYISVHIRTMGDWTRQLKAVFSEVCQPAASGQSGLLRSDYDKNNKPVFPKVLIDGPYGAPAQEYKKYEVVLLVGLGIGATPFISIVKDIVNNMKRLEPDESDSDGSSSSDREDHVTEEGGGSGSGSRRHGLTLSASGSSSSWSSSFKTRRAYFYWVTREQGSFEWFRGVMNEVAETDKKNVIELHNFCTSVYEEGDARSALIVMLQSLNHAKNGVDIVSGTRVKSHFARPNWRNVFKRIALNHREQRIGVFYCGAPTLTKELRQLATDFSRRTSTKFDFHKENF from the exons ATGAGGAGTACGGCGTCGAGCCTGGACGGAAGGGGCGGAGAGAGCCCCGTGGATGGGATCGAGGTGGAGAGCCCAGGAATTCCCTTCAGCGGTCCTCTGAGTGGCCCCCTGATCAGCCCGATCAACCAGCGGGGTGGCGGTAAGAAGAGCCCCCGGTTCAGTTACCCGCCTTCGCCGTCCTCCGCCTCCTTGAAGGGGAAGAGCGATCACGACGACGATGATGACGAGACGTATGTGGAGATCACCCTGGACGTGCGCGACGACGAGGTGGCATTCCACAGCCTGAAGGCGGCGGCGGCCGGCCGAGGGGACGCGGAGGTGGACCCTGACGTGGCCGCGCTGGCTAGGGAGCTGGAGAGACGCGCCGGGCTCGGAAAGTCGATGATGCGCACGGCGTCGTCCAAGTTCAAGCAGGTGTCGCAGGAGCTCCGGCGGCTGGCGTCGTTCACACGGCGGCAGGGGCCGGGGAAGTTCGACCGGACTAAGACAGCCGCCGCCCACGCCCTCAGAGGCCTCAAGTTCATCAGCAAGGCCGACGGTGCCGCCGGGTGGGCAGTCGTCGAAAAGCGCGTCGAAGAGCTCTCTGTTGACGGCATGATTCACCGCTCTCGCTTCGGCCAGTGCATCG GAATGAAGGATTCCAAGGAGTTCGCTGGAGAGCTGTTTGATGCATTGACGAGGAGGAGACGCATCAATGGAGATAAGATAACAAAATACGAGTTGAAAGAGTTTTGGGATCAAATTTCCGACCAGAGTTTCGATTCCAGGCTTCAGATCTTCTTTGACAT GGTTGATAAGAACGCCGACGGGAGAATCACAGAAGAGGAAGTGAAAGAG ATTATCACGTTGAGCGCGTCAGCCAACAATCTCTCGAAGATTCACGAGCAAGCAGAGGAGTACGCTGCGCTGATCATGGAGGAATTGGACCCGGACAATCTGGGATACATCGAT ATATACAACCTGGAGATGCTGCTTCTCCAGGCACCGAGTTACTCGTCGCAGATCGGCACCACAAACAGCCGAAACCTGAGCCAGATGCTGAGCCAGAAGCTGAGGCCGACAAGGGAGCCGAATCCCCTGGTGCGGTGGTACCATGAAGTGCGTTACTTCCTGGAGGATCACTGGAAGCGGGTGTGGGTGGTAGTGCTGTGGCTCTGCATCTGCGTCGGTCTCTTCTGCTGGAAGTTCGTCCAGTACCGGCATCGGGCAGTGTACCACGTCATGGGCTACTGCGTCTGCCTGGCCAAGGGCGCCGCCGAGACACTCAAGTTCAACATGGCCCTCATCCTTCTCCCCGTCTGCCGCAACACCATCACCTGGCTCCGCACCCACACTCGCCTCGGCAAGGCCCTTCCCTTCGACGACAACCTCAACTTCCACAAGGTCATCTCGGTGGGCGTTGCCGTCGGAGTCTGCCTCCACGCCGTCTCGCACTTGACGTGCGACTTCCCGCGAGTGCTCCACGAGACGGACCAGGAGTACCAACCCATGAAGCGCTTCTTCGGCAACTCGCGGCCCGGCGACTACTGGTGGTTCGTGAAGGGCACGGAGGGCTGGACCGGGATTATAATGGTCGTCCTCATGACCATTGCCTTCACGCTCGCGACCCCCTGGTTCCGCCGCAACCGTCTCCGCCTGCCCAACCCCTTCAAGCGCCTCACCGGCTTCAACGCTTTCTGGTACTCCCACCACCTCTTCGTCGTCGTCTACGTCCTCCTCATCGTCCACGGAACCTTCCTCTACCTCACCAGGGAATGGTACAAAAAGACG ACATGGATGTACTTGGCGATTCCAGTGATCCTCTACGGAAGCGAGCGGTTGATCCGATCCTTCCGTTCCAGCGTCCGGGCAGTCAAAATCTTGAAGGTGGCGGTGTACCCAGGCAACGTTTTGACTATCCAAATGTCCAAGCCGCAAGGCTTCAAGTACAGGAGCGGGCAATACATATTCGTCAACTGCGCAGCTGTCTCTCCCTTCCAGTG GCACCCCTTCTCCATCACGTCGGCCCCGCAGGATAATTATATCAGCGTCCATATACGGACGATGGGCGATTGGACTCGGCAGCTTAAAGCCGTCTTCTCGGAG GTGTGTCAGCCAGCAGCAAGTGGACAGAGCGGTCTTCTGAGGTCGGACTACGACAAAAACAACAAACCCGT CTTCCCGAAGGTATTGATCGATGGGCCTTACGGGGCTCCAGCCCAAGAGTACAAGAAGTATGAGGTGGTGCTGCTTGTGGGGCTGGGCATCGGCGCCACGCCCTTCATCAGCATCGTCAAGGACATCGTCAACAACATGAAGCGGCTGGAGCCCGACGAGAGCGACAGCGACGGATCCTCCTCCTCCGACCGCGAGGACCATGTGACGGAGGAAGGCGGCGGGAGTGGGAGCGGCAGCAGGAGGCACGGGCTGACGCTGTCGGCGTCGGGGTCGAGCTCGTCGTGGTCGTCATCGTTCAAGACGCGGCGGGCGTACTTCTACTGGGTGACGCGGGAGCAGGGGTCGTTCGAGTGGTTCCGGGGTGTGATGAACGAGGTGGCGGAGACGGACAAGAAGAACGTCATCGAGCTGCACAACTTCTGCACCAGCGTATACGAGGAAGGCGACGCCCGGTCGGCGCTTATCGTCATGCTGCAGTCGCTCAACCACGCCAAGAACGGCGTCGACATCGTGTCCGGTACCCGCGTCAAGTCCCACTTTGCCCGTCCCAACTGGCGCAACGTCTTCAAGCGCATCGCCCTCAACCACCGCGAACAACGAATCG GAGTGTTCTACTGCGGAGCCCCAACGCTGACGAAAGAGCTGCGTCAGCTGGCCACGGATTTCTCAAGAAGGACCAGCACCAAATTCGACTTCCACAAAGAAAACTTTTAA
- the LOC122025121 gene encoding 50S ribosomal protein L10, chloroplastic-like yields MEASLCCSSTSTPPPLRTQAQSLALKPLSNPYSLSFRPARRNPSSSTTIRAAISRAKKEQTVEIVKKELEGCHLIAGIRYKGLTVKELQDLRAALPPTSRLLVAKNTLVSKAVEGTPWASIAPCLQGMNAWLFVHSEEIPVALKPYRTFQRERKLEENDFTGAVFEGKFYAPDEFKSLETMPSRAEIYGKILGAIKSPSISLVSTLQAPARDVVLVLKAYVRKLEEQGAAA; encoded by the coding sequence ATGGAGGCCTCTCTCTGTTGCTCCTCCACCTCCACGCCGCCGCCTCTTCGCACTCAAGCACAATCCCTTGCCCTCAAACCTCTGTCCAACCCCTATTCCCTCTCCTTCCGGCCCGCACGTCGAAacccctcctcctccaccaccaTCCGCGCCGCCATCAGCCGCGCTAAGAAGGAACAGACAGTGGAGATCGTGAAGAAGGAACTCGAAGGCTGCCACCTCATCGCCGGCATCCGCTACAAGGGCCTCACCGTCAAGGAGCTGCAGGACCTCCGTGCTGCTCTTCCCCCCACCTCCCGCCTCCTCGTCGCCAAGAACACCCTCGTCAGCAAGGCCGTCGAGGGCACTCCCTGGGCCTCCATTGCTCCCTGCCTCCAGGGCATGAACGCGTGGCTCTTCGTCCACTCGGAAGAGATACCCGTAGCCCTCAAACCCTACCGCACCTTCCAGCGCGAGCGCAAGCTCGAGGAGAACGACTTCACTGGCGCCGTCTTTGAGGGCAAGTTCTATGCGCCTGACGAGTTCAAGTCCCTCGAGACTATGCCCAGTCGTGCGGAGATCTACGGAAAGATCCTGGGCGCAATCAAGAGCCCCTCGATCTCGCTTGTCAGCACGCTTCAGGCCCCCGCCAGAGATGTCGTCCTCGTCCTCAAGGCCTATGTCAGGAAGCTCGAAGAGCAGGGTGCTGCTGCGTAA
- the LOC122025122 gene encoding uncharacterized protein LOC122025122 translates to MDVGLGRLAARIPLRPRCSKNDPRSPDNGKSDKGDRVSTDWDKAWSSFRKRGKKTMFSELNPNKYVSWNPRRSDYPLSEEVDPIKRTERSNLMLWTSPKFTLGGAIILVSMLLIYTLLAPLK, encoded by the exons ATGGATGTCGGCTTGGGGAGACTCGCAGCGCGGATTCCTCTCCGACCTCGTTGCTCCAAGAACGATCCTCGATCGCCTGATAACGGCAAGAGCGATAAAG GTGATAGGGTGTCTACAGATTGGGACAAGGCATGGTCAAGCTTTAGGAAGCGGGGAAAGAAAACCATGTTCTCAGAGCTCAACCCCAACAAGTACGTGAGCTGGAACCCGAGGCGATCTGATTATCCATTGTCAGAAGAAGTAGATCCCATAAAAAGAACTGAAAGGTCTAACCTCATGCTATGGACTAGTCCAAAGTTCACTCTGGGAGGAGCCATCATACTGGTCTCAATGCTTCTCATCTACACACTTTTAGCCCCACTTAAGTGA
- the LOC122025024 gene encoding protein RETARDED ROOT GROWTH, mitochondrial-like isoform X2, protein MAISPLGALARRLRTLLSYSSSPPTPPSPYFPSPYKALHRGPTQIVIPFSLPGGGLSAAASFLLFRSHRRPLLFLSLVNNPLPRHYSSSPSDRGVESREDQQSPARSPRHEEQGGLLSMAQQEKQSRFIPVKAYFLCTSIDLRSLQAQNAFNIVTPHTSRATNYIVLRYHDDNNDSQVMKTDFPSEVSCHYMVVFHYGSVVLFNVSDHEVDGYLKIVEKHASGILPEMRKDDFAIVEKPTLENWMQGGLDYIVLKTLNMDGIRIIGRVLSQSIALDHYIQQVDGMVAEFAEINRVLEKTGISTMQRKQLFQLVWRSNSNLTAVILKLGLFESSDIAWKNANYAQVWEYLRDEYELSQRFENLNFKLKFVEHNISFIQEILQNRTFVFLEWLIIFLIALDIFLSYILH, encoded by the exons ATGGCGATTTCGCCGCTCGGCGCCCTCGCCAGGCGTCTCCGGACTCTACTTTCttactcttcttctcctcctactCCTCCTTCACCCTACTTCCCATCTCCCTACAAAGCCCTCCACCGCGGCCCCACCCAAATCGTAATCCCTTTCTCTCTTCCCGGCGGTGGCCTGTCCGCTGCCGCATCCTTCCTCCTCTTTCGGTCCCATCGACGCCCCCTCCTTTTCCTTTCCCTCGTCAACAATCCCTTACCGAGGCACTATTCCTCCAGCCCTTCCGACCGCGGGGTCGAGTCTCGGGAGGATCAGCAGTCCCCCGCGCGTTCCCCGCGCCATGAGGAGCAGGGGGGCCTCCTATCGATGGCCCAGCAGGAGAAGCAGAGCCGGTTCATCCCTGTCAAGGCTTATTTCCTTTGCACTAG TATTGACTTGAGGAGCTTGCAGGCCCAAAATGCATTTAATATCGTCACCCCTCATACCTCTCGAGCCACCAATTACATTGTACTCCGATACCATGATGATAATAACGATTCTCAG GTTATGAAGACTGATTTTCCAAGTGAAGTTTCTTGCCATTATATGGTTGTGTTTCATTATGGTTCAGTTGTGTTGTTTAATGTTTCTGATCATGAAGTTGATGGGTATCTGAAGATTGTTGAAAAGCATGCTTCAGGTATACTGCCAGAAATGAGAAAGGATG ATTTTGCAATAGTTGAGAAACCAACTCTTGAGAATTGGATGCAAGGTGGACTTGATTACATAGTGCTGAAGACTTTGAATATGGATGGCATACGAATCATAGGAAGAGTTCTTAGTCAAAGCATTGCTTTAGATCACTACATTCAGCAA GTTGATGGAATGGTGGCCGAATTTGCAGAAATCAACCGTGTTTTGGAGAAGACTGGAATTTCTACTATGCAACGGAAGCAACTTTTCCAGTTAGTGTGGAGATCAAATTCTAACCTCACTGCTGTGATTCTCAAACTCGGGCTTTTTGAGAG TTCAGATATTGCTTGGAAGAATGCTAACTATGCACAGGTATGGGAGTATCTTCGGGATGAATATGAGCTATCACAGAGATttgaaaatcttaattttaaattgaaatttgTGGAG CATAATATCAGTTTCATCCAGGAAATCCTTCAGAATCGAACATTTGTTTTCTTGGAGTGGCTGATCATTTTTTTGATTGCTCTAGATATCTTCCTCTCATACATTCTACATTAA
- the LOC122025024 gene encoding protein RETARDED ROOT GROWTH, mitochondrial-like isoform X1: MAISPLGALARRLRTLLSYSSSPPTPPSPYFPSPYKALHRGPTQIVIPFSLPGGGLSAAASFLLFRSHRRPLLFLSLVNNPLPRHYSSSPSDRGVESREDQQSPARSPRHEEQGGLLSMAQQEKQSRFIPVKAYFLCTSIDLRSLQAQNAFNIVTPHTSRATNYIVLRYHDDNNDSQKVMKTDFPSEVSCHYMVVFHYGSVVLFNVSDHEVDGYLKIVEKHASGILPEMRKDDFAIVEKPTLENWMQGGLDYIVLKTLNMDGIRIIGRVLSQSIALDHYIQQVDGMVAEFAEINRVLEKTGISTMQRKQLFQLVWRSNSNLTAVILKLGLFESSDIAWKNANYAQVWEYLRDEYELSQRFENLNFKLKFVEHNISFIQEILQNRTFVFLEWLIIFLIALDIFLSYILH; this comes from the exons ATGGCGATTTCGCCGCTCGGCGCCCTCGCCAGGCGTCTCCGGACTCTACTTTCttactcttcttctcctcctactCCTCCTTCACCCTACTTCCCATCTCCCTACAAAGCCCTCCACCGCGGCCCCACCCAAATCGTAATCCCTTTCTCTCTTCCCGGCGGTGGCCTGTCCGCTGCCGCATCCTTCCTCCTCTTTCGGTCCCATCGACGCCCCCTCCTTTTCCTTTCCCTCGTCAACAATCCCTTACCGAGGCACTATTCCTCCAGCCCTTCCGACCGCGGGGTCGAGTCTCGGGAGGATCAGCAGTCCCCCGCGCGTTCCCCGCGCCATGAGGAGCAGGGGGGCCTCCTATCGATGGCCCAGCAGGAGAAGCAGAGCCGGTTCATCCCTGTCAAGGCTTATTTCCTTTGCACTAG TATTGACTTGAGGAGCTTGCAGGCCCAAAATGCATTTAATATCGTCACCCCTCATACCTCTCGAGCCACCAATTACATTGTACTCCGATACCATGATGATAATAACGATTCTCAG AAGGTTATGAAGACTGATTTTCCAAGTGAAGTTTCTTGCCATTATATGGTTGTGTTTCATTATGGTTCAGTTGTGTTGTTTAATGTTTCTGATCATGAAGTTGATGGGTATCTGAAGATTGTTGAAAAGCATGCTTCAGGTATACTGCCAGAAATGAGAAAGGATG ATTTTGCAATAGTTGAGAAACCAACTCTTGAGAATTGGATGCAAGGTGGACTTGATTACATAGTGCTGAAGACTTTGAATATGGATGGCATACGAATCATAGGAAGAGTTCTTAGTCAAAGCATTGCTTTAGATCACTACATTCAGCAA GTTGATGGAATGGTGGCCGAATTTGCAGAAATCAACCGTGTTTTGGAGAAGACTGGAATTTCTACTATGCAACGGAAGCAACTTTTCCAGTTAGTGTGGAGATCAAATTCTAACCTCACTGCTGTGATTCTCAAACTCGGGCTTTTTGAGAG TTCAGATATTGCTTGGAAGAATGCTAACTATGCACAGGTATGGGAGTATCTTCGGGATGAATATGAGCTATCACAGAGATttgaaaatcttaattttaaattgaaatttgTGGAG CATAATATCAGTTTCATCCAGGAAATCCTTCAGAATCGAACATTTGTTTTCTTGGAGTGGCTGATCATTTTTTTGATTGCTCTAGATATCTTCCTCTCATACATTCTACATTAA
- the LOC122024501 gene encoding cytochrome P450 89A2-like, producing MSFLFLLLFLFIPLSCCLITLVLTPRPCNGSSKVRSLPPGPPPLPLVGNLLWLPLSFSRIGTLFTHLRAAYGPTVTLYIGRRPAVFIMEGHVAQAALVHQSSAFARRPPPLGTSRALGSNVHTVNMTDYGPHWRLLRRAFASVALLPGARQWALEALVDDLTSASVAARENEVSPSEIFARALFRLFSLLCFGEELEESTLWAVREAQVGIISLAVKLSVFNLLPKIVLVVFWRRWVQLVRLRRRLDDLLIPIIRARSRNQLAVLRCRSMPSYLDALLVVELEEEVRRRRLIEEEIVNLCSEFLNASTETTSAALQWIMANLVKQPHVQDKLVAEIASVMGANKSMIVGEEEVKEMEYLKAVVLEGLRRHPPAHLLLPHTVAEEREVSGYVIPEGAVVNFAVAEMGKDEAVWKEAMEFRPERFMEGGEGEGLDLTGVRGIKMMPFGAGKRLCPGMGMAMLVLQYVVANLVWRFRWVEVAGKEVELAEEPGLTVGMKHPFLARLVPRTL from the coding sequence ATGAGCTTCCTTTTCCTCTTGCTGTTCCTCTTCATCCCCCTCTCCTGCTGCTTAATCACACTCGTATTAACTCCACGTCCATGTAATGGATCTTCGAAGGTTAGATCATTGCCGCCAGGCCCTCCTCCCCTTCCTCTGGTGGGCAACCTTCTCTGGCTTCCACTCTCTTTCTCACGAATCGGCACTCTCTTCACTCATCTCCGAGCCGCCTACGGCCCTACTGTCACACTCTACATCGGCCGTCGACCCGCCGTCTTCATCATGGAAGGACACGTCGCGCAGGCAGCATTGGTCCACCAGAGCTCCGCCTTTGCGCGCCGTCCTCCGCCCCTCGGCACCTCTCGCGCCCTCGGCAGCAACGTCCACACCGTCAATATGACCGACTACGGCCCTCACTGGCGCCTCCTCCGTCGAGCCTTCGCTTCCGTGGCTCTCCTACCGGGAGCGCGCCAGTGGGCCCTCGAAGCACTCGTCGACGACCTCACCTCGGCTTCCGTCGCCGCCAGGGAGAACGAAGTCAGCCCCAGCGAGATATTCGCGCGGGCTCTGTTTCGGTTATTCTCTCTGCTCTGCTTTGGCGAGGAGCTCGAGGAGAGTACGTTGTGGGCGGTGAGGGAGGCTCAAGTCGGAATCATAAGCCTCGCAGTTAAGCTCAGCGTCTTCAATTTACTGCCCAAGATTGTGTTGGTGGTGTTCTGGAGGAGATGGGTGCAGTTGGTCCGGCTCCGGAGGCGGCTCGATGATCTTTTAATTCCTATCATTCGAGCTCGCAGCCGGAATCAACTTGCGGTCCTTCGTTGCAGAAGTATGCCATCATACCTCGATGCACTCCTCGTCGTCGAGCTCGAGGAGGAGGTACGTCGACGTCGGCTGATCGAGGAGGAGATAGTTAATCTCTGCTCGGAATTTCTCAACGCGAGCACTGAGACCACCTCCGCCGCGTTGCAATGGATCATGGCCAATCTCGTCAAGCAACCGCACGTGCAAGACAAATTGGTGGCGGAGATCGCGAGTGTGATGGGAGCTAACAAATCAATGATCGTCGGGGAGGAAGAGGTGAAAGAAATGGAGTATCTGAAGGCGGTGGTGCTGGAAGGGCTGCGACGGCACCCGCCGGCGCACCTTCTGCTGCCGCACACGGTGGCCGAGGAGAGGGAGGTGTCTGGGTACGTGATCCCGGAGGGGGCAGTGGTGAACTTCGCTGTGGCCGAGATGGGGAAAGACGAAGCGGTGTGGAAGGAGGCGATGGAGTTCCGGCCGGAGAGATTTATGGAGGGTGGGGAGGGAGAGGGATTGGACTTGACTGGGGTTCGGGGAATCAAGATGATGCCGTTCGGGGCCGGGAAGAGATTGTGCCCAGGGATGGGCATGGCCATGCTGGTGCTGCAGTACGTGGTGGCGAATTTGGTGTGGAGATTCCGGTGGGTGGAGGTGGCGGGGAAGGAGGTGGAGCTGGCCGAAGAACCGGGCCTCACTGTGGGCATGAAGCACCCGTTTCTAGCTCGCCTGGTGCCAAGGACTCTGTGA